The Trinickia acidisoli genome includes a window with the following:
- the nuoL gene encoding NADH-quinone oxidoreductase subunit L — translation MSMTLNENLLLAVPLAPLAGSLIAGLGGKVVGRKGSHRVTILGVLISFILSAIVFVDVMNGASYNATVYDWMQVGSLKLEVGFLVDSLTAMMMCVVTFVSLMVHIYTIGYMAEDDGYERFFSYISLFTFSMLMLVMSNNFLQLFFGWEAVGLVSYLLIGFYFTRESAIYANMKAFLVNRVGDFGFLLGIGLILAYAGSMNYGEVFAKREALVALTLPGTHWGLLTVACICLFIGAMGKSAQFPLHVWLPDSMEGPTPISALIHAATMVTAGIFMVTRMSPLFELSDAALSFIMVIGAITTLFMGLLGIVQNDIKRVVAYSTLSQLGYMTVALGASAYSVSVFHLMTHAFFKALLFLGAGSVIIGMHHDQDMRNMGGLAKYMPITWFTSLMGTLALCGTPFFAGFYSKDSIIDAVGLSHLPGSGFAYFSVVASVFVTALYSFRMYFMVFHGEERFRHPKDYGNGHGAESAAHGSHGDDHGHGHDDHAHAHEPHETPWVVWVPLVLLAIPSVIIGAIAIGPMIYGDFFTHGVAFSKVIFIGENHTALEEMSKEFHGWLPMALHSVSSLPLWLALAGFVTAWFLYLKRPDLPPVIRRAFGPIYTLLDNKYYMDKINEVVFARGAVAIGRGLWKEGDVVVIDGVVNGSARFIGWFASVIRFLQSGYIYHYAFAMIIGMLGLLTLFVTLGGK, via the coding sequence GTGTTCGTCGACGTCATGAACGGCGCGAGCTACAACGCGACGGTCTACGACTGGATGCAGGTGGGCTCGCTGAAGCTCGAAGTCGGCTTCCTCGTCGATTCGCTCACGGCGATGATGATGTGCGTCGTCACCTTCGTATCGCTGATGGTGCACATCTACACGATCGGCTACATGGCGGAGGACGACGGCTACGAGCGCTTCTTCTCGTACATCTCGCTGTTCACGTTCTCGATGCTGATGCTCGTCATGAGCAACAACTTCTTGCAGCTCTTCTTCGGCTGGGAAGCGGTGGGCCTCGTGTCGTACCTGCTGATCGGGTTCTACTTCACGCGTGAGAGCGCCATCTACGCGAACATGAAGGCGTTCCTCGTGAATCGCGTCGGCGACTTCGGCTTCCTGCTCGGCATCGGCCTCATCCTCGCGTACGCAGGCTCGATGAACTACGGCGAAGTGTTCGCCAAGCGTGAAGCGCTCGTTGCGCTGACGCTCCCGGGCACGCATTGGGGCCTCCTGACCGTCGCTTGCATCTGCTTGTTCATCGGCGCGATGGGTAAGTCGGCGCAGTTTCCGCTGCACGTGTGGCTGCCCGACTCGATGGAAGGCCCGACGCCGATCTCGGCGCTGATCCATGCGGCGACGATGGTGACGGCCGGCATCTTCATGGTGACGCGGATGTCGCCGCTGTTCGAACTGTCCGATGCGGCGCTCTCGTTCATCATGGTGATCGGCGCGATCACGACGTTGTTCATGGGCTTGCTCGGGATCGTCCAAAACGACATCAAGCGCGTCGTCGCCTACTCGACGCTGTCGCAGCTCGGCTATATGACGGTCGCACTGGGTGCCTCGGCCTACTCGGTGTCGGTGTTCCACCTGATGACGCATGCGTTCTTCAAGGCGCTGTTGTTCCTCGGCGCCGGTTCGGTCATCATCGGCATGCATCACGATCAGGACATGCGCAACATGGGCGGTTTGGCCAAGTACATGCCGATCACCTGGTTCACGTCCCTGATGGGTACGCTCGCGCTGTGCGGCACGCCGTTCTTCGCGGGTTTCTACTCTAAGGATTCGATCATCGACGCCGTGGGCCTCTCGCATCTGCCGGGCTCGGGCTTCGCATACTTCTCGGTCGTGGCGAGCGTATTCGTGACCGCGCTGTATTCGTTCCGTATGTACTTCATGGTGTTCCACGGCGAAGAGCGCTTCCGCCATCCGAAGGATTACGGTAACGGTCACGGCGCCGAATCGGCGGCGCATGGCAGCCACGGCGACGATCATGGGCACGGTCACGACGATCACGCCCATGCGCACGAGCCGCACGAAACGCCTTGGGTCGTGTGGGTGCCGCTGGTTCTGCTGGCGATTCCGTCGGTCATCATCGGTGCGATCGCGATCGGCCCGATGATCTACGGCGATTTCTTCACGCACGGCGTGGCGTTCAGCAAGGTCATCTTCATCGGCGAGAACCACACGGCGCTCGAAGAGATGAGCAAGGAATTCCACGGCTGGCTGCCGATGGCGCTGCACTCGGTGTCGTCGCTGCCGCTGTGGCTCGCGCTGGCCGGCTTCGTGACGGCGTGGTTCCTGTACTTGAAGCGGCCCGATCTGCCGCCGGTGATTCGTCGCGCGTTCGGCCCGATCTACACGCTGCTCGACAACAAGTACTACATGGACAAGATCAACGAAGTCGTCTTCGCCCGCGGTGCGGTGGCCATCGGCCGCGGCCTCTGGAAGGAAGGCGACGTCGTGGTCATCGACGGTGTCGTCAACGGCAGCGCACGCTTCATCGGCTGGTTCGCGAGCGTGATCCGCTTCCTGCAATCCGGTTACATCTACCACTACGCGTTCGCCATGATCATCGGCATGCTGGGGCTCCTTACCCTGTTTGTAACGCTCGGCGGCAAATAA